In a genomic window of Paramicrobacterium chengjingii:
- a CDS encoding helix-turn-helix transcriptional regulator yields the protein MADTVHNRIAMLRAERRVSRRALAEALGVHYQTIGYLERGEYSPSLYLALKIAAYFEVPVEVLFSLEEFGRIG from the coding sequence GTGGCCGATACGGTTCATAACCGCATCGCGATGCTTCGCGCCGAGCGTCGGGTCTCACGCCGAGCGCTTGCCGAGGCTCTGGGAGTTCACTACCAGACCATTGGCTACCTTGAGCGCGGCGAGTACAGCCCCAGCCTGTATCTCGCTTTGAAGATCGCCGCGTATTTTGAAGTTCCCGTCGAGGTTTTGTTCTCGCTTGAGGAGTTTGGCCGGATCGGGTGA